A window of Xylophilus sp. GW821-FHT01B05 contains these coding sequences:
- a CDS encoding ATP-binding protein, whose amino-acid sequence MTTALPALFPFSALAGQPQLRLALLLAAVDPALGGVLIEGPRGTAKSTAARALAELLPDAPFVTLPLGASLEHLVGTLDLQQALAGHALRFAPGLLARAHGGVLYVDEINLLPDALVDALLDAAASGVNSVERDGISHRHAARFVLVGTMNPEEGELRPQLLDRLGLCVRLHNIGDPAERLAIVRARLAFDADPEGFRAQHAAEQAALSRQLQQARATLADATRLVYGDHVHAAVSTLCLSAQVDGLRADLVMLRAARALAAWEGAAIITPVHVEQVAELVLLHRRKPGATGQPPEPHRQDDRHDAESHADLSDWGAMPPMPVGIERVKPLRPLIPADPAGASLKKA is encoded by the coding sequence ATGACAACGGCATTGCCCGCACTCTTTCCCTTTTCTGCACTGGCCGGCCAGCCGCAACTGCGCCTGGCCCTGCTGCTGGCTGCGGTAGACCCGGCGCTGGGCGGTGTGTTGATCGAAGGGCCGCGCGGCACCGCCAAATCGACCGCCGCCCGCGCGCTGGCCGAGCTGCTGCCCGATGCGCCCTTCGTCACCTTGCCGCTTGGCGCCAGCCTGGAGCACCTGGTCGGCACGCTCGACCTGCAGCAGGCACTGGCCGGCCACGCGCTGCGCTTTGCCCCCGGGTTGCTGGCACGGGCGCATGGTGGCGTGCTGTATGTGGACGAGATCAATCTGTTGCCCGACGCATTGGTCGATGCGCTGCTGGACGCCGCCGCCAGCGGCGTCAACAGCGTGGAGCGCGACGGTATCTCGCACCGCCACGCGGCGCGCTTCGTGCTGGTCGGCACCATGAACCCGGAGGAGGGCGAGCTGCGCCCGCAACTGCTAGACCGCCTGGGTCTGTGCGTGCGCCTGCACAACATCGGCGACCCGGCCGAGCGCCTGGCCATCGTGCGGGCCCGGCTGGCTTTTGATGCGGACCCGGAGGGCTTTCGTGCGCAGCATGCGGCCGAGCAAGCCGCACTTTCCCGCCAGCTGCAGCAGGCACGAGCGACGTTGGCCGATGCCACGAGATTGGTCTATGGCGACCACGTCCACGCCGCTGTCAGCACCCTGTGCTTGTCGGCGCAGGTAGATGGCCTGCGTGCCGATCTGGTGATGTTGCGCGCGGCGCGTGCGCTGGCCGCCTGGGAGGGCGCCGCGATCATCACCCCGGTGCATGTGGAGCAGGTGGCCGAGCTGGTGCTGCTGCATAGACGCAAGCCGGGCGCTACGGGCCAGCCGCCCGAGCCGCATCGGCAGGATGATCGCCACGACGCTGAATCGCATGCAGACCTGTCGGATTGGGGCGCCATGCCCCCCATGCCGGTGGGCATCGAGCGCGTGAAACCGCTGCGGCCCCTGATCCCGGCAGACCCGGCAGGTGCCTCCCTAAAAAAAGCCTAG
- the cobN gene encoding cobaltochelatase subunit CobN, with protein MHLLSTRPGGFVEDDSVVTRLDQTPAEIVVLSSADTTLSLLAAARTALAASDPAYPGLRLANLLHLRQPASLDLYVDEVLQHARVVMVDHLGAESAWPYGIDQLERLARRHSQQLAMFSGDLQEDAALLGRSTVPPALSRQLWQYLRAGGAANALQFLRAVAFHCLGHGEAPQPPRSLPQVALHAPRLPGTVAAHAVDGIDDLRAQWHAGAPVVALVFYRSHLQSGNTAAFDAMAAALSAQGLNPLPVALDSLKDQLCLATLRELCSANAVQLVLNTTAFAALGEGGALAGDAPVLQVIASGGNREDWLTDSQGLRPRDIAMQIVLPEMDGRIITRAVSFKASAQRCPLTQTELVVYQAEPDRVAFVAELARRWCRLRSLPAADKRLALVLANYPGSEGRIGSGVGLDTPASVMSILCALQADGYTLGDPAALPADGDALMQRLQQGIANDPEQWPLRPAWQSYALADYRQRLQALPEGMAAAIDARWGPPEQDPMLRQGRFMIAGLRLGRVFVGIQPARALAGQGAEDYASYHDAELVPPHSYLAFYFWLRDAFAIDAIVHVGKHGNLEWLPGKSLALSQHCWPDAILGPLPHLYPFIVNDPGEGAQAKRRSQAVIIDHLMPPLTRAENHGPLQDLERLVDEYYEALLVDARRARLLRSQILAAVREQHLAEELSLPATDGSEDAVLARVDAYLCELKETQIRDGLHVFGASPQGRQRRDTLLAIARYPVGDGLNGNAGLPTALARDLLPADAFDPLDIDPATPWQGARPALLQQISTDAWRHHGDTRERLELLALHLLDEGHGPQGLPQTAAVLARIASTIAPALDACGTQESTQLLRGLRGCFVPPGPSGSPSRGRPDVLPTGRNFYALDTRAIPTRTAWLLGLKSAQRLVERHLQEHGDYPRALGLSVWGTATMRTGGDDLAQAFALIGVRPKWAAGSQRVVDFEVLPRVGLGRPRIDVTLRISGFFRDAFPAAVQMFDAAVQAVAAQDDEDAQDNPIRARILQESAALQAQGQAPEAARAQAGWRVFGSPPGHYGSGLQSLFQQGHWQDDKDLAQAYVGWSAHAYGQQAEGAPASAALQRRLSQMDVVAQNQDSREHDLLDSGDYYQFQGGMAAAVRHLSGRQPALYHGDHANPQAPRVRTLKEEIGRVVRARVVNPKWLDGIKRHGYKGAFEMAATVDYLFGFDATARVVGDHQYAMVADAYVLDAATREFLNQHNPRALQDMLARLLEAMDRGLWQSPGGYRQQLEDLLLDHEQHMEGPST; from the coding sequence ATGCACTTGCTGAGCACGCGGCCCGGTGGCTTTGTGGAGGACGACAGCGTCGTCACCCGGCTCGACCAGACCCCGGCGGAGATCGTGGTGCTCAGCTCGGCCGACACCACCTTGTCGTTGCTGGCCGCGGCCCGCACGGCGCTGGCGGCCTCGGACCCTGCTTACCCCGGGCTGCGGCTGGCCAATCTGCTGCACCTGCGCCAGCCGGCTTCGCTCGACCTGTATGTGGATGAGGTCCTGCAGCATGCGCGGGTGGTGATGGTCGATCACCTGGGCGCCGAATCGGCCTGGCCCTATGGCATCGACCAACTGGAGCGGCTGGCACGTCGCCATAGCCAGCAACTGGCCATGTTCTCGGGCGACTTGCAGGAGGATGCCGCGCTGCTGGGCCGCAGCACCGTGCCGCCCGCGCTCAGCCGCCAGCTCTGGCAGTACCTGCGCGCCGGTGGTGCGGCCAATGCGTTGCAGTTTCTGCGCGCCGTGGCCTTCCACTGCCTGGGCCATGGCGAGGCGCCCCAGCCGCCGCGCAGCCTGCCGCAGGTAGCGCTGCATGCGCCGCGCCTACCGGGCACTGTGGCCGCACATGCGGTGGATGGCATCGACGATCTGCGCGCCCAGTGGCATGCGGGTGCACCGGTGGTGGCCCTGGTCTTCTACCGCTCGCATCTGCAGTCGGGCAATACCGCGGCTTTCGATGCCATGGCGGCCGCCTTGTCTGCGCAGGGCCTGAACCCCTTGCCGGTGGCGCTGGATTCATTGAAGGACCAGTTATGCCTGGCCACGCTGCGCGAACTCTGCAGCGCCAATGCGGTGCAACTGGTGCTCAACACCACGGCTTTCGCGGCATTGGGCGAGGGCGGGGCGCTCGCGGGTGATGCGCCCGTGCTGCAGGTGATCGCCAGCGGCGGCAACCGCGAGGACTGGCTGACCGACAGCCAGGGCCTGCGGCCGCGCGATATCGCCATGCAGATCGTGCTGCCCGAGATGGATGGCCGCATCATCACCCGCGCCGTGAGCTTCAAGGCCAGCGCGCAGCGCTGCCCGCTGACCCAGACCGAGCTGGTGGTCTACCAGGCCGAGCCCGACCGCGTGGCCTTTGTGGCCGAACTGGCGCGGCGCTGGTGCCGCTTGCGCAGCCTACCTGCTGCCGACAAGCGGCTGGCACTGGTGCTGGCCAACTATCCTGGCAGCGAGGGGCGCATAGGCAGCGGCGTGGGCCTGGATACTCCCGCCTCGGTGATGTCCATCCTCTGTGCGCTGCAGGCAGATGGCTACACGCTTGGCGACCCGGCCGCGCTACCAGCCGATGGCGATGCCTTGATGCAGCGGCTGCAACAGGGCATCGCCAATGACCCAGAGCAGTGGCCCTTGCGCCCGGCCTGGCAGAGCTATGCGCTGGCCGACTACCGCCAGCGCCTGCAAGCACTGCCCGAGGGCATGGCTGCCGCCATCGACGCGCGCTGGGGCCCGCCCGAGCAAGACCCCATGCTGCGCCAGGGCCGCTTCATGATCGCCGGGCTGCGCCTGGGCCGGGTGTTTGTCGGCATCCAGCCCGCGCGTGCGCTGGCCGGGCAGGGCGCTGAGGACTACGCCAGCTACCACGATGCCGAGCTGGTGCCGCCGCACAGCTACCTGGCCTTCTACTTCTGGCTGCGCGACGCGTTTGCCATAGATGCCATCGTGCATGTCGGCAAGCACGGCAATCTGGAATGGCTGCCAGGCAAGAGCCTGGCCTTGTCGCAGCACTGCTGGCCCGACGCCATCCTGGGCCCCTTGCCGCACCTGTATCCCTTTATCGTCAACGACCCGGGCGAGGGCGCGCAGGCCAAGCGGCGCAGCCAGGCAGTCATCATCGACCACCTGATGCCGCCCCTGACCCGGGCCGAGAACCACGGCCCGTTGCAGGACCTGGAGCGCCTGGTCGACGAGTACTACGAGGCGCTGCTGGTCGATGCACGCCGCGCCCGGCTGCTGCGCAGCCAGATCCTGGCCGCCGTGCGCGAACAGCATCTGGCAGAAGAGCTATCGCTACCCGCCACCGACGGCTCCGAGGACGCCGTGCTGGCTCGTGTCGATGCCTACCTGTGCGAGCTCAAGGAAACCCAGATTCGCGACGGCCTGCATGTGTTCGGCGCCTCGCCACAAGGCCGGCAGCGGCGCGACACGCTGCTGGCGATTGCGCGCTATCCGGTGGGCGATGGCCTGAATGGCAATGCCGGCCTGCCGACCGCGCTGGCACGCGATCTATTGCCGGCAGACGCCTTCGACCCACTCGACATCGATCCCGCCACGCCCTGGCAGGGCGCGCGCCCAGCGCTGCTGCAGCAGATCAGCACGGACGCCTGGCGCCACCATGGCGACACGCGCGAGCGGCTTGAGCTGCTGGCCTTGCATCTGCTGGATGAGGGGCATGGCCCGCAGGGCTTGCCACAGACGGCCGCCGTGCTGGCGCGTATCGCCAGCACCATTGCCCCGGCGCTGGATGCCTGCGGCACGCAGGAATCGACGCAACTGCTGCGCGGGCTGCGGGGTTGTTTTGTGCCACCCGGCCCAAGCGGCTCGCCTTCGCGCGGGCGGCCAGATGTACTGCCCACCGGGCGCAACTTCTACGCACTCGATACCCGCGCCATTCCCACGCGCACGGCCTGGCTGCTGGGACTCAAGTCGGCCCAGCGGCTGGTCGAGCGGCATTTGCAAGAGCACGGCGACTATCCGCGCGCACTGGGCCTGTCGGTCTGGGGCACGGCCACCATGCGCACCGGCGGTGATGATCTGGCGCAGGCCTTTGCGCTGATCGGCGTGCGCCCGAAGTGGGCGGCTGGCAGCCAGCGCGTGGTCGACTTCGAGGTGCTGCCGCGCGTGGGCCTGGGGCGCCCGCGCATCGACGTCACGCTGCGCATCTCGGGCTTTTTTCGCGATGCGTTTCCGGCAGCGGTGCAGATGTTTGATGCCGCCGTGCAGGCGGTGGCCGCACAGGACGACGAGGACGCGCAAGACAATCCCATCCGCGCCCGCATCCTGCAAGAAAGCGCAGCCCTGCAAGCCCAGGGCCAAGCGCCCGAGGCCGCGCGCGCGCAGGCCGGCTGGCGTGTGTTCGGCTCGCCGCCGGGCCACTACGGCAGCGGCCTGCAATCGTTGTTCCAGCAGGGGCATTGGCAAGACGACAAGGACCTGGCGCAGGCCTATGTCGGCTGGAGCGCCCATGCCTATGGCCAGCAGGCCGAAGGCGCGCCCGCCAGCGCTGCGTTGCAGCGCCGCCTCAGCCAGATGGACGTGGTGGCGCAGAACCAGGACAGCCGCGAGCACGACCTGCTCGACTCCGGCGACTACTACCAGTTCCAGGGCGGTATGGCCGCCGCCGTGCGCCATCTGAGCGGGCGCCAGCCAGCGCTCTACCACGGTGACCACGCCAACCCGCAGGCGCCGCGCGTGCGCACGCTGAAGGAAGAGATCGGCCGCGTGGTGCGCGCGCGGGTGGTCAATCCCAAATGGCTGGACGGCATCAAGCGCCACGGCTACAAGGGCGCCTTTGAGATGGCGGCTACCGTCGACTATCTATTTGGCTTTGACGCCACGGCGCGCGTGGTGGGCGACCACCAATACGCCATGGTGGCCGACGCCTATGTGCTGGACGCCGCCACGCGAGAGTTTTTGAACCAGCACAATCCCCGGGCGCTGCAAGACATGCTGGCACGCCTGCTCGAAGCCATGGACCGCGGCCTGTGGCAGTCGCCAGGCGGCTATCGGCAGCAACTGGAAGACCTGCTGCTGGACCACGAGCAGCACATGGAAGGACCCTCCACATGA
- the cobW gene encoding cobalamin biosynthesis protein CobW — MHTAKIPATIVTGFLGSGKTTLLRHILNNAEGRRIAVIVNEFGELGIDGEILKGCGIGCDEDGNEREGTLYELANGCMCCTVQEEFFPVMQMLAERRDQIDAVLIETSGLALPKPLVQAFQWPEIANVFTVDAVVTVVDGPATAAGQFAANPQAVDEQRRADPNLDHESPLHELFEDQLSAADLVVLNKADLIDETARAQVEALVRQEIPAEVKIVTATEGRLPLALLLGQGRAAETQIHLRTSHHDHEEEHDHDEFDSLVVDLPPVDRDRLLAALQELVEQQTIYRVKGFAAIPGKPMRLLLQGVGKRFDQHFDRRWQEGEAQRTRLVFIGADLDEAALRAALAGTAA, encoded by the coding sequence ATGCACACCGCGAAGATCCCCGCCACCATCGTCACCGGCTTCCTCGGCAGTGGCAAAACCACATTGCTGCGCCACATCCTGAACAACGCCGAGGGCCGACGCATCGCCGTCATCGTCAACGAGTTTGGCGAGCTGGGCATCGATGGCGAAATCCTCAAGGGCTGCGGCATAGGCTGCGACGAGGACGGTAACGAGCGCGAAGGCACGCTCTATGAGTTGGCCAACGGCTGCATGTGTTGCACCGTCCAAGAAGAGTTCTTCCCCGTGATGCAGATGCTGGCCGAGCGCCGCGACCAGATCGACGCGGTGCTGATCGAGACCTCGGGCCTGGCCCTGCCCAAGCCGCTGGTCCAGGCCTTCCAGTGGCCGGAGATCGCCAACGTCTTCACCGTGGACGCGGTGGTCACCGTGGTCGATGGCCCGGCCACGGCAGCCGGGCAGTTCGCGGCCAACCCGCAGGCCGTTGACGAGCAGCGCCGCGCCGACCCCAACCTGGACCACGAATCTCCCCTGCACGAGCTGTTCGAAGACCAGCTCTCGGCCGCCGACCTGGTGGTGCTGAACAAGGCCGACCTGATCGACGAGACCGCGCGCGCGCAGGTCGAAGCCCTGGTGCGCCAAGAGATCCCGGCCGAGGTCAAGATCGTCACCGCCACCGAAGGCCGGCTGCCACTGGCCCTGCTGCTGGGGCAGGGCCGCGCGGCCGAGACGCAGATCCATCTGCGCACCAGCCACCACGACCATGAAGAAGAGCACGACCACGACGAGTTCGACTCGCTGGTGGTCGATTTGCCCCCAGTGGACCGCGACCGCCTGCTGGCGGCCCTCCAGGAATTGGTGGAGCAGCAGACCATCTACCGCGTCAAGGGCTTTGCAGCAATCCCGGGCAAGCCTATGCGGCTGTTGCTGCAGGGTGTGGGCAAGCGCTTTGATCAGCACTTCGACCGCCGCTGGCAAGAGGGCGAGGCACAGCGCACGCGCCTGGTCTTCATCGGAGCCGACCTGGACGAGGCCGCACTGCGCGCGGCGTTGGCCGGCACCGCCGCATAA
- a CDS encoding LLM class flavin-dependent oxidoreductase — protein MRIDLAGWTREATQGDPRAFMALFEEADRLGFDGVWFSEFRLPNPAWPYPSPLLLAAAVLARTERLRVGTAVLVLPLHHPLMLAEEIAQLDWQSGGRIDIGLGRGTEPGALRALQCDASQTRERFERGCLLLRQALSSAPVHSADGPWVFDAITVGPAPVQQPHPPLYLTGSTPETLAFSVAQGFPLLLSLEPPEGAQLARVDDILVRNALPAQPLRGRSSLARYVCIGASAAQVAAQLEALWPLLLRRRQHFAGLRGVPPEDVPPLDVARVLREQFIHGDPAACHAQIRELCQRTGIPHLRCVFNANGLWSDSQALAGMRLFAHEVLPFLRTAA, from the coding sequence ATGCGCATTGACCTGGCCGGCTGGACGCGCGAGGCCACGCAGGGTGATCCGCGTGCCTTCATGGCGCTGTTCGAAGAGGCCGACCGGCTGGGCTTCGACGGCGTCTGGTTCAGTGAATTCCGCCTGCCCAACCCAGCCTGGCCCTATCCGTCGCCGCTGCTGCTGGCCGCCGCAGTGCTGGCGCGCACCGAGCGCTTGCGCGTAGGCACGGCGGTGCTGGTACTGCCACTGCACCATCCGCTGATGCTGGCCGAGGAGATCGCGCAACTGGATTGGCAGAGCGGCGGCCGCATCGATATCGGCCTGGGTCGCGGCACCGAACCCGGTGCACTGCGCGCGCTGCAATGCGATGCCAGCCAGACGCGGGAGCGCTTTGAGCGTGGCTGCCTGCTGCTGCGCCAGGCCCTGAGCAGCGCCCCGGTGCATTCGGCCGATGGGCCCTGGGTGTTCGACGCCATCACGGTCGGGCCGGCACCAGTCCAGCAGCCGCACCCACCGCTCTACCTGACAGGTTCCACGCCTGAGACACTGGCCTTCAGTGTGGCGCAGGGCTTCCCGCTGTTGCTGAGCCTGGAGCCACCGGAGGGCGCGCAGTTGGCGCGGGTGGACGACATATTGGTGCGCAACGCGCTGCCGGCGCAGCCGCTGCGCGGTCGCTCATCCCTTGCGCGCTACGTCTGCATTGGCGCCAGCGCGGCACAGGTGGCAGCGCAGCTGGAAGCGTTGTGGCCGCTGCTGCTACGCAGGCGCCAGCATTTCGCCGGCCTGCGCGGCGTGCCGCCCGAAGACGTGCCACCACTTGATGTGGCACGTGTGCTGCGCGAGCAATTCATCCACGGCGACCCGGCCGCCTGCCACGCGCAAATCCGCGAGCTATGCCAGCGCACCGGCATTCCGCATCTGCGCTGCGTATTCAACGCCAATGGCCTGTGGAGCGACTCTCAGGCCTTGGCCGGCATGCGGCTGTTTGCCCATGAAGTTCTGCCTTTTCTGAGAACCGCCGCTTGA
- a CDS encoding ABC transporter ATP-binding protein — translation MLPLAPSRLEARGLGLSRRGRTVLADVSLRLPATGAVAIIGPNGAGKSTLLSLLAGLVPAERGEVLLDGRPIGTLPVAERARAIGFMPQRFEPHWDLTPQELLGLRPAQLAVDEVLAREGLGALRARRWSTLSGGEQARVLLAMVLAPDPPILLADEPGASLDVRHRLALVEALAERGRTRLVVVAMHDLDLAFAHFEHVIVVAEGGIAATGDAELANAPLLDQVFGVRFERIGTSPDLVLRARRAEQEAV, via the coding sequence ATGCTGCCGCTGGCCCCATCCCGCCTGGAGGCGCGCGGCCTTGGCCTGTCGCGGCGCGGCCGTACTGTGCTGGCCGACGTATCGCTGCGCCTGCCCGCCACGGGCGCGGTCGCCATCATCGGCCCCAACGGCGCAGGCAAATCGACGCTGTTGTCATTGCTGGCTGGCCTGGTGCCGGCGGAGCGGGGCGAGGTGCTGCTCGATGGCCGGCCCATCGGCACGCTGCCCGTGGCCGAGCGCGCACGCGCCATCGGCTTCATGCCGCAGCGCTTTGAGCCGCATTGGGACCTGACGCCGCAAGAGTTGCTGGGCCTGCGGCCGGCGCAGCTTGCGGTGGACGAGGTGCTGGCGCGGGAAGGCTTGGGTGCGCTGCGTGCGCGTCGCTGGTCCACGCTGTCGGGCGGTGAGCAGGCGCGCGTGCTGCTGGCCATGGTGCTGGCACCCGATCCGCCCATTCTTTTGGCAGACGAGCCCGGCGCCAGTCTGGATGTGCGGCACCGCCTGGCCCTGGTCGAGGCGCTGGCCGAGCGCGGCCGCACGCGGCTGGTGGTGGTGGCCATGCACGACCTGGACCTTGCCTTTGCGCATTTCGAACACGTCATCGTCGTGGCCGAGGGAGGTATTGCGGCCACCGGCGACGCCGAGCTGGCCAACGCTCCTTTGCTGGACCAGGTCTTTGGCGTGCGCTTCGAGCGTATCGGTACCTCGCCCGATCTGGTGCTGCGCGCCCGGCGCGCAGAGCAGGAGGCAGTCTGA
- a CDS encoding iron ABC transporter permease has translation MTRRASWYLAGAVLVAALLLAACAGHAWATPADLYHALMGDDSMRSRLLLQWRLPRVLAAALVGALLGLSGAVFQGVFRNPLAEPYLLGASGGAALGATVALLVPLGLPQSLLLPALAFAGAWGATVLVLGVSRVAGALDAAGMLLAGVAIAAVLGALRSFLMLALSDETMSLQVVMSWVLGGIQTPTWPGLGLLALLCLACLAATDRIARGLDLLGLGNVAAQGFGLDVARFTPLAVMVGSLVVAVAVAYGGLVAFVGLAAPHIARWMVGPMHRALLPASALAGAIVVTVADAIARSALPPAEIPLGLVTAVAGGPFFIVLLARRLRS, from the coding sequence ATGACGCGCCGTGCTTCCTGGTACTTGGCCGGCGCGGTGCTGGTGGCCGCACTGTTGCTGGCCGCCTGCGCCGGCCACGCGTGGGCCACGCCGGCCGATCTCTATCACGCGCTGATGGGTGATGACAGCATGCGCAGCCGCTTGCTACTGCAGTGGCGCCTGCCGCGCGTGCTGGCGGCGGCACTGGTGGGCGCGCTACTGGGCTTGTCTGGCGCGGTATTCCAGGGCGTGTTCCGCAACCCCTTGGCCGAGCCCTACCTGCTGGGCGCCTCGGGCGGTGCAGCGCTGGGCGCCACGGTGGCGCTGCTGGTGCCGCTGGGCTTGCCGCAGTCCCTGTTGCTGCCGGCGCTCGCCTTTGCCGGCGCCTGGGGCGCCACGGTGCTGGTGCTGGGCGTGTCGCGCGTAGCGGGTGCGCTGGATGCGGCCGGCATGTTGCTGGCAGGCGTGGCGATTGCCGCCGTGCTGGGCGCACTGCGCTCCTTTTTGATGCTGGCGCTGTCCGACGAAACCATGAGCCTGCAGGTGGTGATGAGCTGGGTACTCGGCGGCATTCAGACGCCCACCTGGCCGGGTCTTGGCCTGTTGGCGTTGCTGTGCCTGGCCTGCCTGGCGGCCACCGACCGTATTGCGCGCGGGCTGGACCTGCTGGGCCTGGGCAATGTGGCCGCGCAGGGTTTTGGGCTGGATGTGGCGCGCTTCACGCCGCTGGCGGTGATGGTGGGCTCGCTGGTGGTGGCGGTTGCCGTGGCTTATGGCGGGCTGGTGGCCTTTGTCGGGCTGGCGGCGCCGCATATCGCGCGCTGGATGGTTGGGCCCATGCATCGGGCATTGCTGCCGGCCTCGGCGCTGGCGGGTGCCATCGTGGTTACGGTGGCAGACGCCATTGCCCGCAGCGCGCTGCCGCCGGCCGAGATTCCGCTGGGCCTGGTCACCGCCGTCGCGGGTGGCCCTTTCTTCATCGTGTTGCTGGCACGCAGGCTGCGCTCGTGA
- a CDS encoding ABC transporter substrate-binding protein, translating to MKLVAFLLAAVAVLAHAEPIVVRDALGRSVVLPAAPQRIVTIFSSNTELVTSLGLAARIVGVEDFTRYPPEVLQRPKVGGRLGFSVDAVVAQRPDLVIVTPARQAAQQLVDPMERISVPVMVLLSRSVEEVLDNIRLVGQATGVPERGEALARALTQRLEQVAARITGQPEPRLVMVTGRMGNGMLLVARADTYTGEAMRLAGGRFALTGRGVVPQVSPESILAADPDVLLFAGTQAALDELVRQPGWRDLRAVRDKRAITVARSEFLIPGPRTIDGIEKLARVLHPDAEASP from the coding sequence GTGAAGCTCGTGGCGTTTTTGCTGGCCGCTGTTGCGGTGCTGGCGCATGCGGAGCCCATCGTGGTCCGCGATGCGCTGGGCCGCAGCGTGGTGCTGCCTGCAGCGCCGCAGCGCATCGTCACGATCTTCTCGTCCAACACCGAACTGGTGACCTCGCTCGGTCTGGCCGCTCGCATCGTCGGCGTGGAGGATTTCACGCGCTACCCGCCGGAGGTACTGCAGCGGCCCAAGGTCGGCGGCCGGCTGGGCTTCTCGGTGGACGCGGTGGTGGCGCAGCGGCCGGATCTGGTCATCGTCACGCCAGCGCGCCAGGCCGCGCAGCAACTGGTCGATCCCATGGAGCGTATCAGCGTGCCGGTCATGGTGCTGCTGAGCCGTTCGGTTGAAGAGGTGCTGGACAACATCCGCCTGGTCGGCCAGGCCACCGGCGTGCCTGAGCGCGGTGAGGCCTTGGCGCGGGCGCTTACGCAGCGGCTGGAGCAGGTCGCCGCACGGATCACCGGGCAGCCGGAGCCGCGCCTGGTCATGGTCACCGGCCGAATGGGCAATGGCATGCTGCTGGTGGCGCGCGCCGACACCTACACCGGCGAGGCCATGCGCCTGGCTGGCGGCCGCTTTGCGCTGACCGGGCGCGGCGTGGTGCCGCAGGTCTCTCCCGAGAGCATTCTGGCGGCGGACCCTGACGTGCTGCTGTTTGCCGGCACGCAGGCCGCCCTGGACGAACTGGTGCGCCAGCCTGGCTGGCGCGACCTGCGTGCCGTGCGAGACAAGCGCGCAATCACCGTGGCGCGCAGCGAGTTCCTGATCCCCGGCCCACGCACCATAGACGGCATAGAGAAGCTGGCGCGCGTGCTTCATCCGGACGCGGAGGCCTCGCCATGA